The genomic interval ACACGGGCGCCACGCCGCGGAGTTCGTCGAGACGACCGCCGACGACCCCGGCGGCGGTCAGGCGGCGGCAGCGGTGCGCGAGGGCGCGTCGCTCGTCGTGGTGTGCGGGGGCGACGGGACGATCCGGGCGGCGGCCGACCGGCTGGCCGGGACGGGCGTTCCGCTGGCCGTGGTCCCGTGCGGCACGGGCAATCTGCTCGCCCGGAACCTGGGCCTGCCGGTGGCACCCGCCGAAGCGCTGGCCGCCGCGCTGACGGGCAGCGAGCGCCGGATCGACCTCGGCCGGATCGAGGGCGACGGCCTGCCCGCCACCCACTTCACGGCGATGTCCGGGGCGGGCCTGGACGCCGCCATGCTGGAGAACACCGGCAGTGCGGCGAAGGCCGCGATCGGCTGGCCCGCGTACGTCGTCGCCGGGTTGCGCAGTCTGCGGGCGCCGCGCATGTCGCTGTCGTTCCAGCTGGACGACGGGCCGGTGCTGCGCCGTACGGCGCGGATGGTGCTGCTCGCCAACATCGGGGACGTACAGGGCGGGGCGACGCTCGTCCCGGCCGCCGAGCCGGACGACGGGTTCCTGGACCTCGCGGTGTTCGACCCGCACGGCCCGACCGGCTGGCTGCGCGCCGTCGGGGCGGTGCTGCGCGGGCGTCCGAAGCCGGGCGGCTCCACCGACACGCCCGTGGAGTACTTCACCTTCCGGCGCGCCGAACTCCGTTTCGCCTCACCGCAGTCGAGGGAGCTGGACGGCGACCCGGTCGACCGGGGCCGCCGGCTCGTGGCCGAGGTGCGTCCGGGGGCGCTCACCGTCCTGCTGCCGTCGGGGGGTGAGTGATGGGTACGGCGACGCGGGTCCCGCAGACCCGTCACATGGCGGGCGACGAGTTGTCCGCGGACGAGGCGCTGGCGTCGCTGCGACGCTACGGCCGCTGGCCGTTGGTGCGCGACTCGTTCGTACGCTTCCGTTACGCGGACGGTTTCAGCCACTCGCGGGCGCTCGCGCTGCAGACGGTCCTCGCGGTGATACCGCTGGTGATCGCCTTCGTCGGTCTCTCGGCGTCGCTGCACACCGAGGACGTGGGCAGGCTGGCGGAGTTGACGATCCATCGGATCGCGGCGGGGCCGAGCGCCGAGGTGGTGGACGACGCTCTCGAACGCAGCCGCCGGCGGGCCGGTGAGGGCTCTCAGCTCACGCTCTGGTTCGGCCTGCTCTTCTCGCTGGTCAACGTGACGACGGCGATGTGCCAGATAGAGCGCGGGGCCAACCGGATATACGGGGTCGAGCGCGACCGGCCGTTCCACCAGAAGTACTTCCGGGGCCTGGTGATGTCGCTGACAGCCGGCATTCCGCTGGGCCTCGGGTTCATCCTGATGGTCGTCGGAGGCGACCTCGTCACGGCCGCCGCGACGGTCTACCACCTCAGTGACACGGCGCGGTTCACCTGGGACCTGCTCCGCTGGCCGATCGGTCTGCTGCTGGCCCTGATGTCGGCGAGCGCGATCTTCCGCCGCTCCCCGCGCCGCAACCAGCCCGGCTACACCTGGCTGGCCTTCGGGGCGGCCCTGTACCTGGTGCTGTGGACGGCGCTGACCTATCTGCTGAGCCAGTACCTCTCCCTGAGCGGCTCCTTCGACACGGTGTACGGCCCGCTGAGCGCGTTCATGTCGCTGCTGCTGTGGGCGTATCTGACCTCCATAGCCCTGTTCCTCGGGCTGTCCTTCGCGGCGCAGCTGGAGGCTGCCCGCGCCCGCCGGCCCGGGCCGATTCAAGACGATCCGGGAGCATGAATGGTTGTACGAGCCACCACACGCCTGCTGCGACGGCACCGACGCCGGGCCACCGACCGTGCGTTCGGGGTGCGCCTGCTCGGTGCGGCCGCCGTCGCGGCGGTGTGCGCGGTGCCGTTCGCGCTGGTGCTGGTCCTCGTGGAGGGGCACTGGCGGCCGTTGCGGGCGGTCGACTCGGGTGCGGCCGACCGGCTGCACCGGGCGGCGCTCGACCACCCGGCCTGGACGAGTGCGCTGCGCTTCCTGTCGGACTGGGTCTGGGACCCGCTGACGCTGCGCTGCGCGGTCGCGCTGCTGACCGGCTGGCTGCTGTACCGGCGGGCCTGGCGGCTGGCGGCCTGGTCCGCCGTCACGGCGGTGGCCGGAGGGCTGACGGGCCTGCTGGTGAAGGTGGTGGTCGAGCGGGCCAGGCCGTCGCTGGAGGATCCGGTGGCGCGGGCGCCCGGCTTCTCGTTCCCGTCGGGGCACGCGATGACCGCCACGACGACGTTCGCGGTGCTGCTGCTGGTCCTGCTGCCGCTGGTGCCCCGGCGCGGCCGGGTGGTGTGCTGGGCGGTGGCGGTGCTGTCGGTGCTCGGTGTCGGCTTCACCAGGGTCGCGCTGGGTGTCCACTGGTTCAGTGATGTGGTCGGCGGCTGGCTGCTGGGGCTCGCCGTGGTGGCGTGGACCGCGTGGGCCTTCGAGGCGTGGCGCGCCGAATCCGGACTGGGCCGCAGCGAGGTGACGGAGGGTCTGGAGCCCGAGCTGACGGGCTCGGCCCCGGAGCGCTGAGCCGCGGGCCTCAGCCCTCCGGGGCGGCCCGCTTGAAGTAGGCGGTGACCAGGGCGGATTCCACGCGTTCGACACCGCCGAGGGTGCCGACGCGTTCGGTGAGGTACGTGTCCAGAGCCGATGCGTCCCGGCAGACGGCGACGGCGACCAGGTTGTGGGAACCCGTCATGGTGCCGACGAACGCCGCTTCGGTGTCCTCCGCCAGGGCCCGGGCCACCTGGGCGAGGCTGCCGGGCGCGACGGAGAGCCGCAGCATGCACTGCACGGAGAAGCCGAAGAGGCCGGAGTCGATCTCGACGTCGAGCTGGAGCACGCCCATGCGGCGCAGTTCGTGCAGCCGTCGGCGTACGGCGGATTCCGACCAGCCGATCCGCCGGGCCAGGTCCGGATAGGCCGCGCGGCCGTCGGCGGCCAGGGCGGGCAGCAGCCGGTGGTCGAGGTCGGTCAGCTCCACCGGCGCGGGGTCGGCGGTCGGCGCGGGCGTGAGCGCGGCGATCTGGTCGTCGGTCAGCGCCAGGTTCCGGCCGGCCCAGCGCCGTTCCATGATCGGGCGCAGCACCCGGTGTGCCTCGACGTGGCCGACGTACGGCAGGCGGCCGAGCGCGGCGAGCGGCGCTGGGCCCTCTCCCGCGACGCGGAAGACGCAGCCGATCTCGGTGCCGCTCGACAGCGCGGCCACCCAGGCGGTGTCGGGGCGGTGGGCCAGGGCGCGGGCGAGGGCGGTGCTCCGGGCGGGCGGTACGCGCAGCCGGACGAGCCATTCGGCGTGGCCGAGGCGGTGGCTGTTGGTCACTCCGGCGATGCGGGCGATGCCGGCGGACCGGAGTTTGCCGAAGCGCCGGGCGACGGTGCGGTCGGAGACGTCGAGCACGGCGGCGATCCTGCTGAAGGGGGCCCGGCCGTCGATTTGGAGGGCGTGCAGGAGCCGCAGGTCGAGTGCGTCCAGCGTGACCGATTCCATCCGGGCAGTGTAGGCCGGTGTCGAATGCCGTCTCCGCGCGGCCGGTTGGGGCCGCGGCCCGTGCGGCCGGGGAAGCATGGCGGTCGTGCCCGTGCCGTGCCGGGCGTCCGCCGGCCGGGCTCGGTGTGCCTGTGCCGATCGCCGTTCTCGGAGGACCTGATGTTCGAATCGCTCATGCTTCTCGCCGTTCCGACGCTGGTGTTCCGGCTCTTGGGCGCGCTGGGTGTCGGCCGGTTCGCAACGTGGCGGGCCGCCGTCGTGCACGGTCTGGCGGTGCTCTTCGTGGCGAGCGGCGCGGCGCACTTCGTCCCGGACGGCGGGGGTGTGATGCCCAGCCATGACGACCTGACGGCGATGGTTCCGCCGTTCGTACCGCTCCCCCACCTGGTGGTGTACGGGACCGGGCTGCTGGAGCTCCTGGGGGCCGCCGGGCTCGTACGGACGGAGACGCGGCCCGTGGCCGGCCTGGGTCTGGCGGTGCTGCTGGTGCTGATGCTGCCCGCCAATGTGTACGCCGCCGTGGCGGAGGTCCCGCTCGGCGATGATCCGGCGACGCCGCTGTGGTTCCGTATCCCCGAGCAGGCGGTGTATATCGCGGTCGCGCTGCTCGCGGCGGGGGGCCGTGGTGTCCGCCTCCCGGGCCGCCGGGCGCACGCCGGGGTTTCAGCGGAGTGAAACTTCTCACCCGGTTGGCGGTGTCGCCCCAGCTCGGCGGATTCTTCACTGGACTGGACCACAGAGGCCGATTCAAAACCCTTTACGACACAGTGGAGTTCATGCGTCACTCGTGTCGTGCCCTCGTCAAGCGAGTGGCACCCCCGCACTCCGTGACAGGCCATCCCCCGCACCCGCCGCTACGCTCGGAACCGCTCCACGTGCTACGCGAGTAGACCCCCTTCGTGCCGCTCACCCCAGGAGGCTCCCGTGTTATCGATCCGCAGCCGCAGACCCGCACTCCGCAAGCTGGTGGCCCTCGGAGCCGTCGGCCTCGGCATGGTGGCGGTGCCCACCGTGACCGCCGTGCCGGCCTCGGCGTCGCCGCAGCCGCCCGCCTCGTCCAGTGGGTCCATCCCGCTCGGTGACGGGTACATGGGTGCCGGCTACCTCGC from Streptomyces drozdowiczii carries:
- a CDS encoding YihY/virulence factor BrkB family protein codes for the protein MGTATRVPQTRHMAGDELSADEALASLRRYGRWPLVRDSFVRFRYADGFSHSRALALQTVLAVIPLVIAFVGLSASLHTEDVGRLAELTIHRIAAGPSAEVVDDALERSRRRAGEGSQLTLWFGLLFSLVNVTTAMCQIERGANRIYGVERDRPFHQKYFRGLVMSLTAGIPLGLGFILMVVGGDLVTAAATVYHLSDTARFTWDLLRWPIGLLLALMSASAIFRRSPRRNQPGYTWLAFGAALYLVLWTALTYLLSQYLSLSGSFDTVYGPLSAFMSLLLWAYLTSIALFLGLSFAAQLEAARARRPGPIQDDPGA
- a CDS encoding phosphatase PAP2 family protein, coding for MVVRATTRLLRRHRRRATDRAFGVRLLGAAAVAAVCAVPFALVLVLVEGHWRPLRAVDSGAADRLHRAALDHPAWTSALRFLSDWVWDPLTLRCAVALLTGWLLYRRAWRLAAWSAVTAVAGGLTGLLVKVVVERARPSLEDPVARAPGFSFPSGHAMTATTTFAVLLLVLLPLVPRRGRVVCWAVAVLSVLGVGFTRVALGVHWFSDVVGGWLLGLAVVAWTAWAFEAWRAESGLGRSEVTEGLEPELTGSAPER
- a CDS encoding Lrp/AsnC family transcriptional regulator, giving the protein MESVTLDALDLRLLHALQIDGRAPFSRIAAVLDVSDRTVARRFGKLRSAGIARIAGVTNSHRLGHAEWLVRLRVPPARSTALARALAHRPDTAWVAALSSGTEIGCVFRVAGEGPAPLAALGRLPYVGHVEAHRVLRPIMERRWAGRNLALTDDQIAALTPAPTADPAPVELTDLDHRLLPALAADGRAAYPDLARRIGWSESAVRRRLHELRRMGVLQLDVEIDSGLFGFSVQCMLRLSVAPGSLAQVARALAEDTEAAFVGTMTGSHNLVAVAVCRDASALDTYLTERVGTLGGVERVESALVTAYFKRAAPEG